One region of Arthrobacter sp. StoSoilB22 genomic DNA includes:
- a CDS encoding HGxxPAAW family protein has translation MSKTTVSANQAESKMASHADAIGHGNSPAAWTCVLVMLVGALISSIAFVIANTPIFVGGLVVMVIGLIVGFVMRKAGYGVGGSKLQNNGH, from the coding sequence ATGAGCAAAACCACAGTGTCCGCAAACCAAGCTGAATCCAAGATGGCCAGCCACGCTGACGCCATTGGCCACGGAAACAGCCCGGCTGCCTGGACCTGCGTACTTGTGATGCTGGTGGGCGCCCTGATTTCTTCCATCGCATTTGTCATCGCCAACACCCCGATCTTCGTCGGCGGACTGGTGGTCATGGTTATCGGCCTGATCGTGGGCTTCGTCATGCGCAAGGCAGGCTACGGAGTTGGCGGCAGCAAGCTGCAGAACAACGGTCACTAA